TTCTTCTGGTACTTTCAGCCGTAATGAAGGCTTCCTGGTAAGCTTGCTTCCCGCAACACCACCCGCACAAGTTCCTTGATAAATTCGCTCGCCGTCTTCGCCGTGCGGGGCGGACGCCGCCAGCTCCGCTCGGGTACAATAACAAGGATAAATCAATTCCTGCCGCCGCAGCCTCTGCAGCGCTTCCTCGTACAAACCACGCCGTTTATCCTGCTCATAAGGTCCATAGGCGCCGCCCAAATCGCCGCCTTCCTCCCAATCAAGTCCCAGCCAACGCAAATCCTTCTCTAAGCCCTCCACATACTCTGCTCTGGAACGATCAGGGTCCAAATCTTCCATACGCAGCACCAATTGGCCTTTTCCGGCTCGCACTTGCAGCCAAGCCAGCAGCGCCGTCCAGGCATTGCCCAAATGCATCTGACCTGTAGGACTTGGGGCAAAACGCCCTCTCATTGTTTTTGACAAAACTACTTCTCTCCATCCCCTATCATTTATTGAAGAAAAAGATTCGCGCCAGCCTCATTGCAATCCTGCCGCTTGGCAAGAAAAACCGCTGCGCAAGCTTTGGACGCAGAAACCAAAGCAGCCTCAAGAAGTACATATTTCTTTTCGCAAGGAACAACAACGCGATTTAGCATCGACCACCGGACACTTTGTTGCGTTTTACCGCTTATTTTATGCATTTTTGTTTCAAAGCAGCCATTTTACTCTTGACGCGCAAATAAACCCATGGTATTCTCTTTATAAATTAAATAGTTGTTTTACCGCTTATCAAGAGAGGCTGAGGGACTGGCCCGATGACGCCCGGCAACCGGCAGAATTATGCAGTGGTGCCAATTCCAGCAGGCTAGCCGCCTGGGAGATAAGAGGAGGGCATTTGTTTGCACCCCTTTTCTCTCCAGAGAAGAGGATTTTTTATTTTGCGGAAGTTGACAGGAGGTGCCGTCATGGAACAAAAGGAATTTATTTTTTCACCCGAACAAGCCCATGGTCAGGAAGAGCAGGTGTTGGTGTTTTTAAGTGACGGCTCGGTTGTTACCTGCACTAGCCGCAGCGGCGACAGCTCGTTTCTTCCAACAAGCCGAACCTAATAGAAACCATACTTTTTAACTTCATATGTAAGTTCTCTTATCAAGAGAGGCTGAGGGACTGGCCCGATGACGCCCGGCAACCGGCAGGAAACTGCATTGGTGCCAATTCCAGCAGGCAGCTTGCCTGAAAGATGAGAGACGCACGGCAGGCCCGTTCGTCTCGGGGCCTGTTTTTTTTATTTTCCGGAGGTGACCTTCATGAATCCAAGTACGCCAAAGCCTCCTTGTGAGCCGACCTCGCAGGAAGAAGAAATTGTTATCGTCATCCGCGGCGGCAGTATTGTTAGTTTTACAAAGCGCTTAATCGAAAAAAAATAGTATAACAAGGAGTGACTACCATGCATATTTCTTCACAGCTTGTTCAAATCGGCTGCAAAGCCGATCCCCGTACCGGTGCGTTGAGCACCCCAATTTATCAAACCGCGTCTTTTCGCCACCCTGCTTTGGGAGAAAGCACTGGCTATGATTACACTCGCAGCGGCAACCCGACAAGGCAAGCTCTCGAAGAAGGACTAGCTCGCCTTGAAGGAGGCGCTGGCGCCTGTGCTTTCTCTTCCGGTTTGGCAGCAATTACCACGCTTTTAATGCTCTACAAAAATGGGGACCATTTGATTGTCGTCGAGGACTGTTACGGCGGCACTTACCGCCTTTTCGAGCAAGTACTGTCCCGCTTTGGCTTGACTGCCTCCTATGTTGACGCTACCACCCTAGACGCCATCAGGCAAGCCCTTCGCCCTGAAACCAAAGCCGTCTTCATTGAAACTCCTACCAACCCCCTCTTGCGCATTGTTGATTTGCGGGCCTTGGCTTCGTTTTGCCAAAATAACAGCCTTCAGCTTATTGTGGATAATACTTTTTTGACACCCTACTTCCAGCGTCCCTTGGAACTTGGCGCCGACCTTGTCGTACATAGCGGTACCAAATACCTTGCAGGACACAACGACTTACTGTGCGGCGTTATCGTCGCCAAAGAACCAGAGCTCGCCGAAAAAGTAAGATTTCTGCAAAATGCTACTGGCGCCATTCTCAGCCCCAGCGACAGCTGGCTCCTCATACGCAGTTTAAAAACGTTAGCGCTGCGCATGGAAAAACACAACGCCAACGCCCTTGCCATTTCCCGCTGGCTGCTGGAACACCCCAAAGTCAGCCGCGTGTTCTACCCCGGCCTGCCGCTGCACAACGGCCATACCATCCATGAAAGCCAGGCCAGCGGCTACGGCGGCATGGTGTCCTTTGAAGTAACTGACCCGACACTGGTACCCCAAATATTAGCCAATGTCCAGCTCATCCAATTTGCCGAAAGCCTGGGAGGCGTTGAAACGCTGATTACCTTCCCTGCCGTACAAACCCATGCAGACATTCCCGCCGCCGACCGCGAACGCTTAGGCATCTCTGACCGCCTGCTTCGCCTGTCCGTCGGCATCGAAGACGCTAACGATCTCATCGCCGACTTAGGTCATGCCTTAGGGGAGCGAACAAGAGAATCGGAGTAACTTGAGGGTACGATAGAGGACTACAAAGAACTATAAAACAAAGGCGCCGCTGCTTTCATGAGCACGCCGCTAAACCAAGGAGTTTTTTCGCCAGACGAGAAAGAAAACGCAGGCATAGCGGCGCTATACCGAGGCTTTCTGACAATGTCCGGCGGAAAAAGAACCGGTTTAGCGTGAGATGCGAGTAAAGCAACGTCGCTATAAGGAGGACTTCTTATGCATGATTTTTCCACCCGCTTGCTGGCCCCAGGTCTGCCAGCTAACGAACGTTTAGGGGCCAGCAGCGTCCCTGTATTTCAAACTTCCACCTTCGACCAGCGTTATGAAGAAAACGCCCCTTTTGAATACTCCCGCAGCGGCAATCCCACACGACAAGCGCTGGAAACCGTAGCCGCCGACCTAGAAGGAGGCAGCCGAGCTTTTGCTTTCGCTTCCGGCATCGCCGCCGTCAGCGCCTCGCTGCTACTCTTTTCTCAAGGCGACCACATCTTAGCAGCCAGAGATATCTACGGCGGCACGCACCGCGTGTTGACCCGTCTCTGCCCGCGTTGGGGTATTGAGCACTCCTTCATCGACCCTAATGACCATGCACAGTTGGAAGCGTCTTTGCGCCCCACTACCAAAGCTCTTTATTTAGAAACCCCTTCCAATCCGCTGCTGGCGATCACCGACCTGAAGGCCGCCTGCGCCTGGGCTAAAAAGCACGAGCTGCTGGTTATCGTCGACAACACCTTTATGACCCCATTCCTGCAGCGACCGTTAGAGCTGGGCGCCGATATTGTCGTCCACTCGGCTACTAAATTCATCGCCGGTCACAGCGATGTTATCGCAGGCCTGGTTATTGTCAAAGACAAGGCGCT
This DNA window, taken from Anaeromusa acidaminophila DSM 3853, encodes the following:
- a CDS encoding trans-sulfuration enzyme family protein translates to MHISSQLVQIGCKADPRTGALSTPIYQTASFRHPALGESTGYDYTRSGNPTRQALEEGLARLEGGAGACAFSSGLAAITTLLMLYKNGDHLIVVEDCYGGTYRLFEQVLSRFGLTASYVDATTLDAIRQALRPETKAVFIETPTNPLLRIVDLRALASFCQNNSLQLIVDNTFLTPYFQRPLELGADLVVHSGTKYLAGHNDLLCGVIVAKEPELAEKVRFLQNATGAILSPSDSWLLIRSLKTLALRMEKHNANALAISRWLLEHPKVSRVFYPGLPLHNGHTIHESQASGYGGMVSFEVTDPTLVPQILANVQLIQFAESLGGVETLITFPAVQTHADIPAADRERLGISDRLLRLSVGIEDANDLIADLGHALGERTRESE
- a CDS encoding trans-sulfuration enzyme family protein; protein product: MHDFSTRLLAPGLPANERLGASSVPVFQTSTFDQRYEENAPFEYSRSGNPTRQALETVAADLEGGSRAFAFASGIAAVSASLLLFSQGDHILAARDIYGGTHRVLTRLCPRWGIEHSFIDPNDHAQLEASLRPTTKALYLETPSNPLLAITDLKAACAWAKKHELLVIVDNTFMTPFLQRPLELGADIVVHSATKFIAGHSDVIAGLVIVKDKALAKDIYLLQNGLGAVLGPQDSWLTLRGLRTLQVRLEAAQKSAAYIAAELQQWSEVKAVYYPGLLNHPGRSIHEGQSAGPGAVLSFDLVNFKLTQRLLGQVTLPAVAVSLGGVESILSHPATMSHAAIPAAERQKLGIADSLVRLSVGLENPDDLLQDLRQALQAR